GCGCCCGCGAGGAGCTCAGCCAGCCCCTCCAGCGCCTTTCCCTCTGCGCCTGCGGCACGGGGGTCCCCCGGGACCCCGCCGCCTGCTGCCAGGGACCGCGGGGCGTCGCGGGGGGCGCGACGCGTCCGCCGCTGCCCGATTTCCCCGACCCCGACCGGGAATACATGACGCCCGACTGGGCCGAGCCCGAGTTCAGGACTCAGGAGCTGTTGGAGATCCCCTACGAGGAGCTCTGGAGCAACCCCAGCCCGGAGGGCTGCTGCGAGCCGGGCAGCGGCGCTGGCCGGCAGGACCTCGTCTCCTTTGGGGCCGTCACCCCGACGGGCTCCCCGCATCGCCCCGGCGTGCCCGGGGACGAGCCCCGCGGGGACACCCCACCTCCCGTGCCACCCAAGTCGGAGGCGGTAAGAGCCACGGTCCCgtccccagggatggggaatgACACCCCCCGGGGTCCCGCCTGCTGCCAGCCGCCCCGGCCGGGGGCGATGCACTGGGGTAGCCGGGCGGTGAGCCCCGGCATAGCCCCCGTCGGCAGTTCTGTGCCGCGGGTGCACAGCCCCGGGCCGTGCTGTCAGCCCCATGGCACAGCCTGCTTGACCCCCTCCCCAGGTGCTGTGGGGCTCTGgggtccctccccagctctgttAAGTAAGTCACCCAAATCCTGTGGGCTCCCCGGCACCATGGGGTACCCagttccccagggctccccaTCACCCGGGGGTACCCAAATCCTCAGGACGCCCTTGTACCATGGGGTCCCCGGTTCCCCAGGGCTCTCTGCACCATGGGGGTACCTGAATCTCTTGGGCTTCCCAGCACCGTGGGGTACCCAGATCCTCTGGGCTCCCCTGCACCAGGGGGTACCCAAAATTTCAGGCTCACCTTTACCACGGGGTACCCGCTATTTTTGGGATCCCTGCACCACGGGATACATGGTTccctggggctccccgctggtACCCAGAGCTTCGTGGCTCGACTGGGGCTGGCcgcccccaagccccccccatTGCCCCCTCCAACCGCAGGCTCCCGGGGGGCAGATTCCCCCAGCACCGGTGACCGGGGTCCTGACGGTGCTCATCCCCCCTTCCAGGTGAAGGAGGAGTGCCGGCTGCTGAATGCACCTCCCGTGCCACCCCGGGGCAGCCGCCCCCCCGtgtcctgcagccccccagcacccctgcgctgcccgaagctggcACCCGCTCCCtcgcccagccccagcctctcctaCTACTCCTCGGGGCTCCACGACGGGTGAGTGGCTCCGGCGCGGACGTGGGGATGCCGCGATGGGGTGGCAGGTTGACACCCCGGGGTGAGATACCCCCGCAGCGTGGGGTCGGGGATGGAGTTGGGGGGGAGACCGCAGCCCCGGGGTGGCGGTGAtgctccccttcctcccacagGTCGGTCCCACGGAGCGGCAGCGGCTCGCCCTCGCCCGACGCCTACTCCCTGTACTGCTACCCCTGCACCTGGGGTGACTGCAAAGCCGGGGAGGCCCCCGGGcgcccgctgccccccgccaCGTTGCCCCCCGCCGCCCAGCCCACCCCAACCTCCTGGTCGGACCCCTGGGCGTACGCCGAGGCGGGCGCCGGGGCCGGCAGCGGCTGCTCGACCCCGCTGTCGGGGGCCGACCCCCCTCTGAAGCCCTACCGCAGCTGCCCCCGCCTCAAGCCCCCGCACCCCCAAAAACGCTTCGCCCCTTTCGGGGCGCTCAACCCTTTCGCCGGCCCGACCGAATGGCCGGAGAGCCCGGAATGGCCCAAGCCGCCTtcggccccggccgccccctcctcctcctcttcgcCGGAGCCCTTCGCCCCCGTCGAGGAGCCGGCGCCCCCCCCTCGCCCACCCAAGGGGTTCGAGGGGGACAGCATCGTCATCCGCGGGGCGGCCCCGCTCTCGCCCGCCGTCCTGCGCGGGGCCGAGGGCGGCGTCACCCGCGTCTACCTGGCGCAGGGCGTCATCGAGGTGCCGCCGGCGGCGAGGGGCGAcgggggggctctgccggccGCCCCCCGTCCCAGCGGGGACGGCTCGCCCTGGCTGCCCCCCGCCGACCTCTCGGCCCTCTCGCTGGAGGAGGTCTCCAAGTGCCTGCGCTTCATCGGCCTCTCCGAGGACGTGGTCAGCTTCTTCGCCCGCGAGCGCATCGACGGCAGCATCTTCGTGCAGCTCAGCGAGGAGATCCTGGCCGACGACTTTCGCCTCACCAAGCTCCAGGTGAAGAAGATCATGCAGTTCATCAAGGGCTGGCGCCCCAAGATCTAGC
This window of the Buteo buteo chromosome 17, bButBut1.hap1.1, whole genome shotgun sequence genome carries:
- the GAREM2 gene encoding GRB2-associated and regulator of MAPK protein 2, with protein sequence MEKLAAGLARLRWSPAALPLDAIVSQCRLPTLVCLGQGERVEGVSAQDVLLVHSCRQWTTVTAHSLEEGHYVIGPKIDIPLQYPGKFKLLDQDRDIREPVQYFNSVEEVASIFPDRVFVMEAITFSVKVVSGEFSEDSEVYNFTLHAGDELTLMGQAEILCAKTVKEKSRFNTILRKLGKAAPAAGARQVKGKMPCLICMNHRTNESLSLPFQCKGRFSTRSPLELRLQEGEHTIRSIIEKVRLPVNVAVPSRPARNPYDLHAIREGHCYKLVSIISKTVVLCCILRRDELVPFHFLLLTDMPRFQLPEGLLAGDPQLEKLLRDSAAYCHDRFNPDEYSRAVREAKPDFSEECASPRRLRLCLPACAREELSQPLQRLSLCACGTGVPRDPAACCQGPRGVAGGATRPPLPDFPDPDREYMTPDWAEPEFRTQELLEIPYEELWSNPSPEGCCEPGSGAGRQDLVSFGAVTPTGSPHRPGVPGDEPRGDTPPPVPPKSEAVKEECRLLNAPPVPPRGSRPPVSCSPPAPLRCPKLAPAPSPSPSLSYYSSGLHDGSVPRSGSGSPSPDAYSLYCYPCTWGDCKAGEAPGRPLPPATLPPAAQPTPTSWSDPWAYAEAGAGAGSGCSTPLSGADPPLKPYRSCPRLKPPHPQKRFAPFGALNPFAGPTEWPESPEWPKPPSAPAAPSSSSSPEPFAPVEEPAPPPRPPKGFEGDSIVIRGAAPLSPAVLRGAEGGVTRVYLAQGVIEVPPAARGDGGALPAAPRPSGDGSPWLPPADLSALSLEEVSKCLRFIGLSEDVVSFFARERIDGSIFVQLSEEILADDFRLTKLQVKKIMQFIKGWRPKI